A part of Lolium rigidum isolate FL_2022 unplaced genomic scaffold, APGP_CSIRO_Lrig_0.1 contig_58057_1, whole genome shotgun sequence genomic DNA contains:
- the LOC124681873 gene encoding mRNA-decapping enzyme subunit 2-like, which produces MTMAGGGGLNRSTSRGQLPPQELLDDLCSRFVLNVPKEDLESFERIMFLLECAHWFYEDNSVENNPSLKSLSFKDFTTLMFNSCNALRPYHAHLDDIYKDFTHYKFRIPVSLGCHHPR; this is translated from the exons ATGAcgatggccggcggcgggggaCTGAACCGGTCGACGTCGAGGGGGCAGCTGCCGCCGCAGGAGCTGCTCGACGATCTCTGCAG CCGGTTCGTGCTGAACGTGCCCAAGGAGGATCTGGAGTCGTTCGAGCGGATCATGTTCCTGCTGGAGTGCGCGCACTGGTTCTACGAGGACAACTCCGTCGAGAACAACCCCTCCCTCAAGTCCCTCTCCTTCAAGGACTTCACCACCCTCA TGTTCAACAGCTGCAACGCTCTTAGGCCCTACCACGCGCACCTGGACGACATCTACAAGGACTTCACCCACTACAAGTTCCGCATCCCCGTCTCGCTCGGGTGCCATCATCCTCGATGA